The following proteins come from a genomic window of Denitromonas sp.:
- a CDS encoding YHS domain-containing protein: protein MKVTDPVCGMEINANAAHAVEAFEGLHYHFCSAQCRQIFMRDPMRYANPSPGEHEQVSGPHHGGRSGRGCCG, encoded by the coding sequence ATGAAAGTCACCGACCCGGTTTGTGGCATGGAAATCAACGCCAACGCGGCCCACGCCGTCGAGGCCTTCGAAGGCCTGCACTACCACTTCTGCTCGGCACAATGCCGGCAGATATTCATGCGCGACCCGATGCGCTATGCAAACCCCTCGCCTGGCGAGCACGAGCAGGTCTCAGGGCCGCACCACGGCGGACGCTCCGGGCGTGGGTGCTGTGGCTGA
- a CDS encoding Na+/H+ antiporter NhaA translates to MGRAGIEPALAGVVVGACFARWGRQPGSGSPAFALEQRLRLWVGFGVVLLFAFFNAGVPDSEGALAGLLQPVGLGVVAGLVVGKPMGIVGAVWLAEKAGLAHRPGGVSWGHLCGAAALAGFGFTMGLFIGTLAFGLTAELESVRLAVLSGSAISALAGVAVLWASTRGRPG, encoded by the coding sequence CTGGGTCGAGCCGGCATCGAGCCCGCCTTGGCCGGGGTGGTGGTCGGTGCCTGTTTCGCGCGCTGGGGTCGGCAACCGGGGTCTGGATCTCCCGCTTTTGCGTTGGAGCAGCGGCTGCGTCTCTGGGTCGGCTTCGGCGTAGTGCTACTGTTCGCCTTCTTCAATGCCGGCGTGCCGGACAGCGAAGGGGCCCTTGCCGGCCTGTTGCAGCCGGTCGGACTGGGCGTGGTCGCGGGGCTGGTGGTGGGCAAACCCATGGGCATCGTCGGGGCGGTCTGGCTGGCGGAGAAAGCGGGGCTGGCGCACCGTCCCGGTGGCGTCAGCTGGGGGCATCTGTGCGGGGCCGCGGCGTTGGCCGGCTTCGGCTTCACCATGGGTTTGTTCATCGGCACCTTGGCCTTCGGGTTAACCGCCGAGTTGGAGAGCGTGCGCTTGGCCGTGCTGTCCGGTTCGGCGATTTCCGCCCTCGCTGGTGTGGCCGTCCTGTGGGCGAGTACGCGCGGCAGACCCGGATGA
- a CDS encoding DUF2933 domain-containing protein, giving the protein MSSHHDHSGHRGAPGPAASGTIRRWKWVFGGFAALAALLLAFEHRMHLSGLIGWLPWLILLACPLMHVFMHGGHGHGEAPDKGEEK; this is encoded by the coding sequence ATGTCATCACATCATGACCACAGTGGCCATCGAGGAGCACCAGGCCCAGCCGCGAGCGGCACAATCAGGCGCTGGAAATGGGTTTTCGGCGGCTTTGCCGCGCTGGCCGCGCTGCTGCTTGCCTTCGAGCACCGGATGCACCTGTCTGGCCTGATCGGCTGGCTACCGTGGCTGATCCTGCTTGCCTGCCCGTTGATGCATGTGTTCATGCACGGCGGCCACGGCCATGGCGAAGCACCGGACAAGGGAGAGGAAAAATGA
- a CDS encoding isoprenylcysteine carboxylmethyltransferase family protein has product MTDTTQYYGLWSLVLINSALFIFFAFSFFKPRSRRDWRTLGLFSAFIVALFTEMYGFPLTIYVLSGWLSKTFPSVNFLTHDSGHLLEVMFGWRSNPHFGPFHLLSALFIGGGFWLLAAAWRVLYAAQASGQLATSGPYGRVRHPQYIGFVLIMVGFLLQWPTLITLIMFPILLVVYLRLARREERDSAAAFGEVWTHYARATPAFFPRWRAGHDRASPKV; this is encoded by the coding sequence ATGACTGATACGACGCAGTACTACGGACTTTGGTCGTTGGTACTGATCAACTCGGCGCTGTTCATCTTCTTCGCCTTCAGCTTCTTCAAGCCGAGAAGCCGACGCGACTGGCGCACCCTCGGGCTGTTTTCGGCCTTCATCGTTGCACTGTTCACGGAGATGTACGGCTTTCCGCTCACCATCTACGTGCTCTCGGGCTGGCTGTCGAAAACCTTTCCAAGCGTGAACTTCCTGACGCACGACTCGGGCCATCTGCTGGAGGTGATGTTCGGTTGGCGCTCCAACCCGCACTTCGGCCCCTTCCATCTGCTGTCCGCGCTGTTCATCGGCGGCGGCTTCTGGCTGCTCGCGGCGGCATGGCGGGTGCTCTACGCGGCGCAGGCGAGCGGCCAGCTCGCGACCAGTGGTCCCTACGGTCGCGTGCGCCATCCGCAGTACATTGGATTCGTGCTGATCATGGTGGGCTTCCTGCTGCAGTGGCCGACGCTGATCACGCTGATCATGTTCCCGATCCTGCTCGTCGTGTATCTGCGCCTCGCCCGCCGCGAAGAGCGCGACTCGGCGGCGGCCTTCGGCGAAGTCTGGACGCACTATGCCCGGGCGACGCCGGCGTTTTTCCCGCGCTGGCGTGCGGGCCACGACCGCGCGTCGCCTAAGGTTTAA
- the fabI gene encoding enoyl-ACP reductase FabI: protein MTQDAPTPASTEVLDLSGRKGLVVGIANEHSLAWFAAQHFRNAGAELALTYFNDKAKPHVEPLARQVDAPIFMPCDVSVPGQLEAVFEAIDKRWGRLDFLLHAIAWASKDDLHGRLTDCSVEGFAESMLISCHSLIRMARLAEPLMDRGGSLMTLSFYGAEKVVDHYNVMGPVKAALEASVRYLAHELGPKAIRVNALSAGAVKSRAASGIEHFDELLNETLRKAPLRRTVDACEVGRTALLLASDYTSAITGEVLYVDAGVHIEGMVFH, encoded by the coding sequence ATGACGCAAGACGCCCCGACACCCGCATCGACCGAAGTGCTCGATCTGTCTGGCCGCAAGGGCCTGGTGGTGGGCATCGCCAATGAACACAGCCTGGCCTGGTTCGCCGCACAGCACTTCCGCAACGCGGGCGCCGAACTTGCCCTTACTTACTTCAACGACAAGGCCAAACCTCACGTAGAACCCCTCGCCCGGCAGGTCGATGCGCCGATATTTATGCCCTGCGACGTGTCCGTTCCGGGTCAGCTCGAAGCCGTTTTCGAGGCGATCGACAAGCGATGGGGGCGGCTGGACTTCCTTCTGCACGCCATCGCCTGGGCGAGCAAGGACGACCTGCACGGCCGCCTGACCGACTGCTCGGTCGAAGGTTTCGCCGAATCCATGCTGATCTCCTGCCACTCGCTGATCCGCATGGCCAGGCTCGCCGAACCTTTGATGGACCGCGGTGGCAGCCTGATGACCCTGAGCTTCTACGGCGCCGAAAAGGTGGTCGACCACTACAACGTGATGGGCCCGGTGAAGGCGGCGTTGGAAGCCTCGGTGCGCTACCTCGCCCACGAGTTGGGGCCCAAGGCCATCCGCGTCAATGCCCTGTCGGCCGGTGCGGTGAAGTCGCGCGCAGCCTCCGGCATCGAGCATTTCGACGAGTTGCTCAACGAGACCCTGCGCAAGGCGCCCTTGCGCCGCACGGTCGATGCCTGCGAGGTCGGACGCACTGCGCTGTTGCTGGCAAGCGACTACACCTCCGCAATTACGGGTGAAGTGCTCTACGTCGACGCCGGCGTCCACATCGAGGGCATGGTTTTTCACTGA
- a CDS encoding acetate/propionate family kinase, which translates to MTDAILVINCGSSSVKFALLAAQALHARLWSGAVERIGLPDGRMHAHDAGGAERDTRCDIANHEAALGLILDAVEKRVPVPRLLAVGHRVVHGGPDCDCPALLTDNLEDRLRGLIPLAPLHQPHNLAGIAAARRVRPELPQVVCFDTAFHHRLPRMAQLTGLPRAFADEGIRRYGFHGLSYEYIVDALRRDGVDVDRERIIVAHLGNGASLCAIREGRSVDTSLGFSTLAGLPMGTRCGDLDPGIVLHLLGDKGMSLERLQYMLYHESGLLGMSGISRNMQDLLDRPAEPAAVEAVDYFCYQTRRQIAALTAALGGLDRLVFTGGIGANSSAVRAKICAGLDYLGVALDSERNKGDARTISADSGTVAIDAYPTDEEWMIARHVHQILATRSSEKGISA; encoded by the coding sequence GTGACTGACGCGATCCTGGTCATCAATTGCGGCTCGTCGAGCGTGAAGTTCGCGCTGCTCGCCGCGCAGGCGCTGCATGCGCGGCTCTGGTCGGGCGCGGTGGAGCGCATCGGCCTGCCCGATGGGCGCATGCATGCGCACGATGCGGGCGGCGCGGAGCGTGACACGCGCTGCGACATCGCCAATCACGAGGCCGCGCTCGGTCTCATTCTGGACGCAGTCGAAAAACGTGTTCCGGTACCGCGGTTGCTCGCCGTGGGCCATCGAGTGGTGCATGGCGGTCCGGACTGCGACTGTCCGGCGCTTTTGACCGATAATCTGGAGGACAGGCTGCGCGGCCTGATTCCGCTGGCGCCGCTGCACCAGCCGCACAATCTGGCTGGCATCGCCGCGGCCCGTCGCGTGCGTCCGGAACTGCCCCAGGTGGTCTGCTTCGACACGGCCTTCCACCACCGCCTGCCACGCATGGCCCAACTGACCGGCCTGCCGCGCGCCTTTGCGGACGAAGGAATCCGCCGCTACGGCTTCCACGGTCTGTCCTACGAATACATTGTCGATGCACTGCGCCGCGATGGGGTCGACGTGGATCGCGAGCGCATCATCGTTGCCCACTTGGGTAACGGCGCCTCGCTGTGTGCGATCAGGGAAGGGCGCAGCGTCGACACCAGCCTGGGCTTTTCCACACTGGCCGGCCTGCCCATGGGCACCCGCTGCGGTGATCTGGATCCGGGCATTGTGCTACACCTGCTCGGCGACAAAGGCATGAGCCTGGAACGCCTGCAGTACATGCTCTACCACGAGTCGGGACTGCTCGGCATGTCGGGCATCAGTCGAAACATGCAGGATCTGCTGGACCGGCCGGCAGAGCCAGCGGCGGTCGAGGCGGTTGACTATTTTTGCTACCAAACACGACGGCAGATTGCTGCGCTGACCGCCGCGCTCGGCGGCCTGGATCGGCTGGTGTTTACCGGCGGTATCGGCGCCAACTCGTCTGCGGTCCGCGCGAAGATATGTGCCGGCCTGGATTACCTCGGGGTGGCGCTCGACAGCGAACGCAACAAGGGCGACGCGCGCACCATTTCGGCCGACAGCGGCACCGTCGCCATCGACGCTTATCCGACCGATGAAGAATGGATGATCGCCCGGCACGTCCACCAGATTCTGGCGACGCGATCCAGCGAGAAAGGTATCAGCGCATGA
- a CDS encoding MerR family DNA-binding protein: protein MKVAEFAKAASVTPELVRYYTRIGLLQPAREKSNGYKRFNGVDMGRLRFILRAKRLGFALDEIAHILSMARHGDTPCPTVREILRGRLVETRQRLDELVALQARMESALTLWSGMPDGEPDGDAVCVLINVTEDELRE from the coding sequence ATGAAAGTTGCCGAGTTCGCTAAAGCCGCCAGCGTCACCCCGGAACTGGTCCGCTATTACACCCGCATCGGCCTGCTTCAGCCGGCGCGGGAAAAGAGCAACGGATATAAACGCTTCAATGGCGTGGATATGGGTCGGCTGCGTTTCATTCTGCGTGCCAAGCGCTTGGGTTTTGCACTCGACGAAATCGCGCACATTCTTTCGATGGCCCGTCATGGCGACACGCCCTGCCCGACGGTGCGCGAAATCCTGCGGGGGCGCCTCGTCGAGACGCGCCAGCGCCTCGACGAACTTGTTGCGCTGCAGGCGCGTATGGAAAGCGCGCTGACGCTGTGGTCCGGCATGCCCGACGGCGAACCCGATGGTGACGCGGTGTGCGTACTGATCAATGTGACCGAAGACGAGCTGCGGGAGTGA
- a CDS encoding bifunctional enoyl-CoA hydratase/phosphate acetyltransferase yields MNIRTLQQLVDEAKALGPIRIAVADAAQRVVIETLREAHALGLVEPRLIGNPDDIAAVCAEVGWQPPQDWILPADSDAAAAAKAVALVRAGEADAIMKGNIHTDALMHALLDKAHGLRVAGRRVSHVFLVDLPSYDRLLGISDAAINIAPDLIGKAQILQNAIDLFHVLGVETPKVAVLSAVETVNPDIVSTLDAACLTLMARRGQITGAEVDGPLAFDNAISRQAAQEKGIVSPVAGEADILLVPDLVSGNILAKDLVYLAGAVAAGVAVGLAAPVVLTSRADPAPARMASLALAALMHHRTPIEKRPARASETSLQGAPQPEHACCPISNGQLPDQLANKESLT; encoded by the coding sequence ATGAATATCAGGACACTGCAACAGCTCGTCGACGAGGCGAAGGCGCTCGGCCCCATCCGTATTGCCGTGGCGGATGCCGCGCAGCGGGTGGTGATCGAGACGCTGCGCGAGGCCCACGCGCTCGGTTTGGTCGAGCCACGCCTGATCGGCAACCCTGACGACATCGCCGCCGTCTGTGCCGAGGTGGGCTGGCAGCCGCCACAGGACTGGATCCTTCCGGCCGACAGCGACGCCGCAGCAGCGGCCAAGGCGGTCGCGCTGGTGCGCGCTGGCGAGGCCGACGCGATCATGAAGGGAAACATTCACACGGATGCGCTGATGCATGCGCTGCTCGACAAGGCGCACGGCTTGCGTGTGGCGGGTCGCCGCGTCAGTCACGTATTCCTGGTCGACCTGCCCAGCTACGACAGGCTCCTGGGTATCAGCGACGCGGCGATCAACATCGCGCCCGATCTCATCGGCAAGGCGCAGATTCTGCAGAATGCCATCGACCTGTTTCATGTGCTCGGCGTCGAGACGCCGAAAGTCGCCGTCCTGTCGGCGGTCGAGACCGTCAATCCCGACATTGTCTCCACGCTGGACGCCGCTTGCCTGACGCTCATGGCCCGGCGCGGACAGATCACGGGCGCCGAAGTCGACGGCCCGCTCGCCTTCGACAATGCCATCTCGCGCCAGGCGGCGCAGGAAAAGGGCATTGTCTCCCCGGTAGCTGGCGAGGCCGACATCCTGCTCGTGCCCGACCTGGTCTCTGGCAACATCCTGGCGAAAGACCTCGTCTACCTCGCCGGCGCGGTCGCGGCCGGCGTGGCGGTGGGGCTGGCCGCCCCGGTGGTACTCACCTCTCGGGCCGACCCGGCACCGGCGCGCATGGCGTCGCTGGCCCTGGCTGCCCTCATGCACCACCGCACACCTATCGAAAAGCGCCCGGCGCGCGCCAGCGAAACGAGCCTTCAGGGCGCGCCGCAGCCGGAACATGCCTGTTGTCCGATCTCAAACGGGCAACTACCCGATCAACTCGCAAACAAGGAATCGCTCACATGA
- the petA gene encoding ubiquinol-cytochrome c reductase iron-sulfur subunit, with protein sequence MANDDTLRPDSQRRRLVIATSAAGGIAAAGTAVPFVASMMPSERAKAVGAPMTVDISKLPPGEMMTAPWRGQPVWILHRTPGMLAGLNKIEGDLLDPASERLQQPEYCRNGYRSRKPEYLVAVGICTHLGCVPTFRPDIAPSDLGPKWEGGYFCPCHGSTFDLAGRVYKGKPAPLNLVIPPYYFSGAGTVTVGLDEEKA encoded by the coding sequence ATGGCCAATGATGACACTCTCCGACCCGATTCCCAGCGTCGCCGCCTGGTCATCGCCACGTCGGCCGCTGGCGGGATAGCCGCCGCGGGGACCGCAGTCCCCTTCGTGGCGAGCATGATGCCCAGCGAGCGCGCCAAGGCGGTCGGAGCACCAATGACGGTCGACATCTCGAAGCTCCCACCCGGGGAAATGATGACCGCGCCCTGGCGCGGCCAGCCCGTGTGGATACTGCATCGCACGCCCGGGATGCTCGCAGGCTTGAATAAGATCGAGGGCGATCTGCTGGATCCGGCTTCAGAACGCCTCCAGCAGCCCGAGTACTGCCGCAACGGATATCGCTCCCGCAAGCCCGAGTATCTGGTGGCCGTGGGCATCTGCACACACCTGGGTTGCGTGCCCACCTTTCGCCCCGATATCGCGCCGTCCGACCTGGGTCCCAAGTGGGAAGGCGGATACTTCTGCCCCTGCCACGGCTCCACTTTCGATCTGGCAGGGCGGGTGTACAAGGGCAAGCCGGCACCGCTCAACCTGGTGATCCCGCCGTACTACTTTTCGGGAGCAGGCACCGTGACGGTGGGCCTTGACGAAGAAAAAGCGTGA
- a CDS encoding heavy metal translocating P-type ATPase, with translation MDTPVSSTKHPANPPAGKECTHHGHGAHPYGGHEHHAATVKDPVCGMSVVLAASKPAAMHEGSTYHFCSQKCHDKFVADPASYLASKPPAKVAPKGTQYTCPMHPEVVRDAPGDCPKCGMALEPMGVPAEDEGPNPELVDFTRRFWIGAAFTIPLLILTMTPYLGYNGIRELFGERTSQWIELILGTPVILWSGWPFFVRGVKSFLTMNLNMFSLISMGVGAAFVFSLVAVALPGVFPDGFRKADGAVGLYFEAAAVIVTLVLLGQLMELRARERTGSAIRALLDMAAKTARVIGPDGTEEEIPLEAVQVGDRLRVRPGDKVPVDGEVVEGRSSVDESMLTGEAVPVEKVAGDPVTGATINGTGSMIIEAKRVGADTMLAQIVEMVANAQRSRAPIQKFADMVAGRFVPVVIGIAILSFGAWASWGPSPALAYALVSAVAVLIIACPCALGLATPMSIMTATGRGAQAGVLIKNAEALERFAKVDTLIVDKTGTLTVGKPKLVAVLPEAGHDEAEVLRLAASLERGSEHPLAEAIVSGAEERGIEMAEADDFEALTGMGVTGVVDGKAVALGNAKLLAELGLDGGRLAETANARRDEGETVMFVVLEGAIAGLVSVADPVKESTPAALKALHELGFRIIMATGDNERTARAVAARLGIDEIRADVMPADKARIIKELQAEGHKVAMAGDGVNDAPALAQADVGIAMGTGADVAIESAGFTLVKGNLDGIVRARRLSVATMRNIKQNLFFALIYNAVGVPIAAGVFYPLFGILIGPIFAAFAMSASSLSVVLNALRLRKVRI, from the coding sequence ATGGACACCCCGGTTAGTTCGACTAAGCACCCCGCAAACCCGCCCGCCGGGAAGGAATGCACTCACCACGGGCATGGCGCACACCCATACGGCGGGCACGAACACCACGCCGCAACGGTGAAGGACCCGGTGTGTGGCATGAGCGTGGTGCTCGCCGCCAGCAAGCCGGCGGCGATGCATGAGGGCAGCACCTATCATTTCTGTTCACAGAAATGCCACGACAAGTTCGTCGCCGATCCGGCCAGCTATCTGGCCAGCAAGCCCCCCGCCAAGGTCGCGCCCAAGGGCACGCAGTACACCTGTCCCATGCATCCGGAAGTCGTCCGCGACGCGCCGGGCGACTGCCCCAAGTGCGGCATGGCGCTGGAGCCCATGGGCGTGCCAGCCGAAGACGAAGGCCCCAACCCCGAGCTGGTGGATTTCACCCGCCGCTTCTGGATCGGTGCAGCCTTCACCATCCCGCTGCTGATTTTGACCATGACTCCCTACCTGGGCTACAACGGGATTCGCGAGTTGTTCGGCGAGCGGACATCGCAGTGGATCGAACTCATCCTCGGCACCCCGGTGATCCTGTGGTCCGGCTGGCCATTCTTCGTGCGTGGCGTCAAGTCGTTTCTCACCATGAACCTCAACATGTTCAGCCTGATCTCGATGGGCGTCGGCGCGGCCTTTGTTTTCAGCCTCGTCGCCGTCGCGTTACCGGGGGTTTTCCCCGACGGCTTCCGCAAGGCAGACGGCGCGGTCGGCCTCTATTTCGAGGCCGCGGCGGTCATCGTCACGCTGGTCCTGCTCGGCCAGTTGATGGAGCTGCGGGCGCGCGAGCGCACCGGCTCGGCGATCCGGGCGTTGCTCGACATGGCGGCCAAGACGGCGCGCGTGATCGGCCCCGACGGAACCGAGGAGGAGATTCCGCTCGAGGCGGTGCAGGTCGGCGACCGGTTGCGCGTGCGACCCGGCGACAAGGTACCGGTGGACGGAGAGGTGGTCGAGGGCCGCTCCTCGGTCGATGAATCGATGCTCACCGGCGAGGCGGTGCCGGTGGAGAAGGTCGCGGGCGATCCCGTGACCGGCGCGACGATCAACGGCACCGGTTCCATGATCATCGAAGCGAAGCGGGTCGGCGCCGACACCATGCTCGCCCAGATCGTCGAGATGGTTGCCAACGCGCAACGCTCGCGCGCACCGATCCAGAAGTTCGCCGACATGGTGGCGGGCAGGTTCGTGCCGGTCGTGATCGGAATCGCCATCCTGTCATTCGGCGCCTGGGCAAGCTGGGGGCCGTCGCCGGCGCTCGCCTACGCGCTGGTCTCGGCGGTGGCGGTGCTGATCATCGCCTGCCCGTGCGCGCTGGGGCTCGCCACGCCGATGTCGATCATGACCGCGACCGGGCGCGGCGCCCAGGCCGGCGTGCTGATCAAGAACGCCGAGGCGCTGGAGCGCTTTGCCAAGGTGGACACGCTGATCGTCGACAAGACCGGCACGCTGACCGTCGGCAAGCCGAAACTGGTAGCCGTGCTACCCGAGGCAGGCCATGACGAGGCCGAGGTGCTGCGCCTGGCGGCCAGCCTCGAGCGCGGCTCGGAACACCCCCTGGCCGAGGCTATCGTCTCCGGGGCCGAGGAGCGTGGCATCGAAATGGCCGAGGCCGACGATTTCGAAGCCCTCACCGGCATGGGCGTTACGGGCGTGGTCGATGGCAAGGCCGTCGCACTCGGCAACGCCAAGCTGCTGGCCGAACTGGGCCTCGACGGCGGGCGCCTCGCCGAGACCGCGAACGCGCGCCGTGACGAGGGCGAGACAGTAATGTTCGTGGTACTCGAAGGTGCGATCGCGGGTCTGGTCAGCGTCGCGGACCCGGTCAAAGAGAGCACGCCTGCCGCGCTCAAGGCGCTGCATGAGCTTGGCTTCCGGATCATCATGGCCACCGGCGACAACGAGCGCACCGCGCGTGCCGTGGCTGCGCGGCTGGGCATTGACGAGATCCGCGCCGATGTGATGCCCGCAGACAAGGCCCGTATCATCAAGGAACTGCAGGCCGAGGGCCACAAGGTGGCGATGGCGGGCGACGGCGTCAACGACGCCCCGGCGCTGGCCCAGGCTGACGTCGGCATCGCCATGGGCACCGGCGCCGATGTGGCGATCGAGAGCGCCGGGTTTACGCTGGTCAAGGGCAATCTCGACGGCATCGTGCGGGCGCGGCGGCTGTCGGTGGCGACCATGCGCAACATCAAGCAGAACCTGTTCTTCGCGCTGATCTACAACGCCGTCGGCGTACCCATCGCCGCAGGGGTGTTCTACCCCTTATTCGGCATCCTGATCGGCCCGATCTTCGCCGCCTTCGCGATGAGCGCCTCGTCCCTGTCGGTGGTGCTCAACGCGTTGCGGCTGCGCAAAGTGCGCATCTGA
- a CDS encoding DUF3141 domain-containing protein: MTISNAKKKSPSRSADQAQKSALRETLAGAPKPALASPVVTAATATGLWDFAAYPVDVLQRSILFWDVLRQRADDMFEHERAGLPPLLDFKYEMLLDARRFEAPVNYALLRITEVGEYCAADCVDPAKPPVIVVDPRAGHGPGIGGFKRESEVGMALREGHPVYFVMFFPQPVAGQTLAHVLHALRHFVEAVALRHPGQPPVLYGNCQAGWAVTLLSADCQGLVGPAVLNGSPLSYWAGESGVNPMRVTGGLLGGAWLAHLTADLGNGRFDGAWLAQNFENLKPEKAIWEKYAHLFANVDTERDRFLEFERWWNGFYFLSREEILAIVENLFIGNKLEQGEMPICAHCSADLRRIKNPLVIFASYGDNITPPQQALGWIPAVYRDTEDLKQADQRIVYLLNPHVGHLGIFVSAAVARLEHRAILESLEDIEALPPGLYEMKIDNPSGEAECHKPSYQVRFEPRQVEDLKTDTSHEAFERVREVSEFNESLYRTFVSPWVQSFANPWSAEMLKWLHPMRSSRYVFSESFNPWMRGVALLAGWVSEHRRPLAEDAPLRAQERAFFEATGTALEGQRELRDAAFEHSFSMLYGAAAAGDRSD; encoded by the coding sequence ATGACCATCAGCAACGCGAAAAAGAAGTCGCCTTCCCGCAGTGCCGACCAGGCACAGAAGTCCGCCCTTCGTGAGACGCTGGCAGGCGCGCCAAAGCCGGCGTTGGCTTCCCCAGTTGTCACTGCCGCGACGGCCACCGGTCTATGGGACTTCGCCGCCTATCCCGTCGATGTCTTGCAGCGCTCTATCTTGTTCTGGGATGTCCTGCGCCAACGCGCCGACGACATGTTCGAACATGAGCGCGCCGGCCTGCCGCCGCTGCTCGATTTCAAATACGAGATGCTGCTCGACGCGCGCCGCTTCGAGGCGCCGGTCAACTATGCCCTGCTGCGCATCACCGAGGTCGGCGAGTACTGCGCCGCCGACTGTGTAGATCCAGCCAAGCCACCCGTGATCGTGGTCGATCCGCGCGCCGGCCACGGCCCCGGCATCGGCGGTTTCAAGCGAGAATCCGAAGTGGGCATGGCCTTGCGCGAGGGTCATCCGGTTTATTTCGTGATGTTCTTTCCGCAGCCCGTGGCCGGCCAGACCCTGGCCCACGTGCTTCACGCGCTGCGCCACTTCGTCGAGGCGGTCGCGCTCCGCCATCCGGGCCAGCCGCCCGTACTCTACGGCAACTGCCAGGCCGGCTGGGCGGTGACGCTGCTGTCGGCGGACTGTCAGGGACTCGTCGGGCCGGCCGTACTCAATGGCTCGCCCTTGTCCTATTGGGCGGGCGAATCGGGCGTCAATCCCATGCGCGTGACCGGCGGCCTGCTCGGCGGCGCGTGGCTGGCGCATCTTACTGCGGACCTCGGCAATGGCCGTTTCGATGGCGCATGGCTGGCGCAGAATTTCGAGAATCTCAAGCCCGAGAAGGCGATCTGGGAGAAATACGCCCATCTGTTCGCCAACGTCGATACCGAACGCGACCGCTTCCTCGAATTCGAGCGTTGGTGGAACGGCTTCTACTTCCTCAGCCGGGAAGAGATCCTCGCCATCGTCGAAAACCTGTTCATCGGCAACAAGCTTGAGCAAGGCGAGATGCCGATCTGCGCGCACTGCAGTGCCGATCTGCGGCGCATCAAGAATCCGCTGGTGATCTTCGCCTCCTACGGCGACAACATTACGCCACCGCAGCAGGCGCTGGGTTGGATTCCCGCCGTCTATCGCGACACCGAAGACCTAAAGCAGGCCGACCAGCGCATCGTCTACCTGCTCAATCCTCATGTCGGCCATCTGGGCATCTTCGTTTCGGCTGCGGTGGCACGACTGGAACACCGTGCGATTCTGGAGAGTCTGGAGGATATCGAGGCGCTCCCCCCCGGCCTGTATGAAATGAAGATCGACAACCCGAGCGGCGAGGCGGAGTGCCACAAGCCGTCCTACCAGGTCCGTTTCGAGCCACGGCAGGTCGAAGACCTCAAAACCGACACGTCGCACGAAGCCTTCGAGCGGGTGCGTGAGGTCTCTGAATTCAACGAGTCGCTGTACCGGACGTTCGTCAGCCCCTGGGTGCAGAGTTTTGCCAACCCGTGGAGTGCGGAGATGCTCAAATGGCTACACCCGATGCGGTCGAGCCGCTACGTCTTTTCAGAATCCTTTAATCCGTGGATGCGCGGCGTTGCTCTGCTCGCCGGGTGGGTGAGCGAACATCGCCGGCCGCTGGCCGAAGACGCCCCATTGCGCGCACAGGAGCGCGCATTCTTCGAGGCCACGGGCACGGCGCTGGAAGGCCAGCGCGAACTGCGCGATGCCGCCTTCGAGCACAGCTTCAGCATGCTCTACGGCGCTGCCGCCGCGGGAGACAGAAGTGACTGA